Proteins from a genomic interval of bacterium:
- a CDS encoding nucleoside 2-deoxyribosyltransferase: MRIYIICPVRKANAEDIVEQKRVVGRLRVDGHAVYWPPEDAPQEDPTGLAIVESECEAIRDADIVCVLQWRETQGQVFDLGMAVALGKPILVVKPPETTEHKSYANVLLLLVARSRAQGKLELAGV, translated from the coding sequence ATGAGAATATACATCATTTGTCCGGTTAGAAAGGCGAACGCGGAAGACATAGTTGAGCAGAAACGAGTTGTGGGTCGGTTGAGGGTTGATGGCCATGCGGTGTATTGGCCACCCGAAGATGCACCCCAAGAAGACCCAACAGGATTAGCGATTGTAGAGTCGGAGTGCGAGGCGATACGCGATGCGGATATAGTGTGCGTCCTTCAGTGGAGAGAAACGCAGGGGCAGGTTTTCGACCTGGGTATGGCAGTTGCGCTCGGTAAGCCGATATTGGTAGTAAAGCCGCCCGAAACAACGGAGCATAAGTCGTACGCCAATGTCCTGCTGCTTCTAGTTGCCCGCTCGCGGGCGCAGGGGAAACTGGAACTGGCAGGAGTGTAG